Within the Vagococcus carniphilus genome, the region AAAAATAAAGATAACGAGTATAATAGTTTGGATAGTCAGTATTTTGATAATAAAGGAATGATTTTAGTTTTATGAAAGAAAATATAACAGGATTAACAACAGAAGAAGTTAATCTGCGAATAAGTCAAAACAAACAGAATAATTACGACGAAGATGTATCAAAGTCAACAAAAGATATTTTTAAAGATAACATTTTTACTTTATTCAATTTGCTCAATTTAATTATTGGGATTTGTCTTGCTTTAGTAGGAGCTTTTAGTAATTTGTTTTTTATGGTGATTATTTTAATTAATATCACTATTGGGATTATTCAAGAAATTCGGGCAAGAAATTTAGTGGCTAAATTATCAATTATCAATGAAGATAAATCAATAGTCGTTAGAAATAGTTCAGAAATTAGCATTGCTTCTGAAGAGATTGTTTTAGATGACATCGTAAAATTGGTTGCAGGAGATCAAGTCCCATCAGATATGATTGTTTTATCTGGCCAGGTTGAAGCAAACGAGGCACTTTTAACTGGGGAATCTGATTTAATTGTAAAAAATAAAGATAGTACTCTTTTATCTGGGAGTTTTATTTCAAGTGGTCAATGTTTAGCTCAAGTTATACATGTTGGAAAAGATAACTACGCCACTAAAATTGCTGATGAAGCTAAAGTCCATAAGCCTTTTACTTCAGAACTAGTGTCTTCTATTAGACTAGTGGCTAAATTTACTAGTTATGTCATTGTTCCTCTAGGTTTAATTTTGTTTTTCGAAGCTTATTTTTGGGGAAGTGGGGAATTAAAATCTTCCGTTGTCGCTTCAGCTGCTGCACTTTTAGGTATGCTACCAAAAGGAATGGTTCTCTTAATTATGATAGCTTTAGCAACTGCAGTCGCTAAGTTAGCTAAAAAAGAAGTTTTAGTACAAGACATGTATTCGGTTGAAACATTAGCCCATGTGGATGTTATTTGTTTAGATAAAACTGGAACGATCACTGAAGGTAAAATGAAAGTTCAAGAAGTTGATTTGTTAGATGATACATTTGAAGAAATGATGGAAGATGTGATGGGAAGCTATTTAGCAGCCTCTTCTGACAATAATATTACGATGCAAGCAATCAGAGAACATTACCCAGAAAAGACAACTTATGAAGCTAGTCATGTGATTAGTTTTTCGTCTGAAAGAAAATGGGGAGCCATGTTTCTTGAAACTATTGGAACTATAGCTCTTGGTGCTCCTGAAAGGTTATTTAAAGAGTCTGATTTACCAACTGAAATTGAGTCTGCTCAAAAAGAAGGTTACCGTGTTTTAATGATTGGTGTTTCAAACGAACCGATGATTGATGATAAAATTTTACCAACTCTTAAACCGCTAGCTATTCTAAAAATAGATGACCCTATTCGAGAGAATGCCAATGAAACTCTAGCTTATTTAAAAAATGAGGGAGTTGCTATCAAAGTAATTTCAGGAGATAATCCAGTGACAGTTTCAAATGTTGCAAGAAGAGCAGGATTAGCTCAATATGAAAAGTACATTGACTTATCTGAATTAACCACTGAGGATGAAGTTAGAGGCGTTGTAAATGATTATCATGTATTTGGTCGTGTGTCGCCTCAACAGAAAAAAATATTGGTTAGAGAATTAAAAGAACAAGGTCATGTTGTTGCTATGACAGGTGATGGAGTTAACGATGTTTTAGCATTAAAAGAAGCGGATTGTAGTATTGCTATGGCTGAAGGAGATAATGCAACGAGACAGATTGCAAACCTTGTTTTATTAAATTCAGATTTTACAACATTGCCAGATGTTTTATTTGAAGGACGAAGAGTCGTTAATAATGTAACAAAGGTTGCTAGTATCTTCTTTATCAAAACGATCTATTCTCTGATCTTGTCTCTAATCTGTGCATTAACAGCTGTTGCCTTTCCATTTATTCCAATCCAAATTACTTTACTAGATTTGGCAATTGAAGGTTATCCAACTTTCTTCCTTCAATTTGAAAACGATAAACGAAAAGTCACAACTAAATTTTTACCTACTGCATTAAAGAGGGCATTACCTAATTCGATGCTTGTTGTTATGAATGTCACGTTTATCTATATATACGGTCAAGTTAATGGATGGCAACCAATTGATATAACTACTTTAATGTACTATATGCTAATTGCAGTTAGTGCGATGGCTGTTATAAAAGCTTGTATGCCATTTAATCCACTAAGAATTTTCCTAGCAGTTACGACAACAGTTGGAACTTATGTAGCAGCAATGCTTTTCAAAGGCATTTTGGAGATTTCTATGCTGACAAGTGAGACACTACCAGTATTTATTGTTTTAGTAGTTGTTTCTTTAATTGGAAAAATTATTTTAGACAAATTAATTGTCAGAGACCATGCTAGATAATATTTTATGAAAATAAGCTGAAAAACTGGCATATTTTCTTAGTTATGATATACTATAAATTGTAGATTTGTGTCATATAGTCGCGCTGAGTTCAGTGCGACTTTTGTCACTTAAAATAGTGAGGGGAGGTATAGCTGAAATGGCACAATTAATCCCTCAAGAAACAATAGAGAACATTAGAAGACAAACCAACATTGTCGACGTGATAGGTCAATACGTTCAACTGAAAAAGTCCGGAAAAAATTATTTAGGCTTGTGTCCGTTTCATAATGAGAAGACACCTTCTTTTTCTGTAGCGGAAGATAAACAAATCTTTCACTGCTTTGGATGTGGCAAAGGTGGTAATGTCTTTTCGTTTGTCCAAGAAATCGAAGGTCTTTCATTCCCAGAGTCTGTAGAGCGGGTTGCAGAGTTGTCTGATTTGAATTTATCTTTTGAAATAAATTCAAAACCACAGACACTTTCTCCAAAAGTTTTAGAAGAAAACCAATTGATTCAAATTCATGAAAAAACCTCTGAATTGTATCATCATATTTTGATGAATACTCAAATTGGAGAAAAAGCTTTACAGTATTTATTGGATCGCGGGTTAACTGAAGAAGTTATTCGAACTTTCCAAATTGGTTTTGCGCCAAGAGATCGTAGCTTGTTGTCCAAAGTATTAGAAAAAGAAAATTTCTCTGAAGAGCTACTACGAAAATCGGGTCTACTATTTCAGATGGATAATGGAGATTGGTTAGACCGTTTTTATCAACGAATCATGTTTCCAATTACCAATTATCAAGGGAAAATCATTGGTTTTTCAGGACGAATACTTGAAGATGAAACATTTGATAGTACTGATCAACCTAAATATTTGAACAGTCCAGAAACAGAATTATTCAATAAACGTTTTATACTATTTAATTTTAATCAAGCCAGATCAGAAATCAGAAAAAAGAATGAAGTTATTCTATTTGAAGGCTTTATGGATGTGATATCAGCTTGGATGTCTGGCGTTAAAAATGGTGTTGCTTCGATGGGAACTAGTTTGACTGTTGACCAAATTCGAGCACTTGAAAAAGTCAGTGAAGATTGTTTGATTAGTTATGATGGTGACAATGCTGGTATTGAGGCAACTAATCGAGCAATTGACTTAATCGCTTCAGAAAGTACCATGTCCATACAAATTGTCTCTATACCAGACAAGATGGATCCTGATGATTACCGAAAAAAATATGGAAACGATTCTCTAAAAGAACTAATAAAAAATAATCGTGACACTGTTTTTCAGTTTAAAAAAGAATACTTAAAACGTGGGAAAAACATTCAAGTAGAGGCTGATAAATTAGAGTACATAGATGAATTGTTGCAGGAAGTTTCTAATATTTCATCTATTGTGGAGGCTGATTTAGCACTCACGCAATTAGCAGAGGAATTTAATTTATCAAAGAGCACCTTACAGAATGAATTAAGAACTAAAAAGCAACATTACAAACAACAGGTAACATCTGATTCTTTTTATCAAAAAGAATTAGTTATTCCAAAACACTATGAAACAAAAAAAATCGACCAAATTGAAAAAGCAGAAATGACTCTTATATACAGAGTGTTAAATGAAAGAAGTGCTTATCAATTTTTATCTTTAAAAGAAGAGATTTTCTTTGTTCATGATGTGTACCAGGAATTATATTTGCACTTGACCAATTATATTGCTACAAATGGAGAGATTTTAGTAGCCGACTTTTTAGACTATCTCAAGGAAGACCATTTAAAAAGCACATTAATTAATGTGACAATGCAAAACTTTAGTTCAGAAAGCAGTAAGCAAGAGCTAGAAGATTGTTTACTAGTCATCTCAAAGGCTGGTTTAAAAAAACAAATTGAACTTCTTGTAGCTGAACAAAGGGAAGCCGGCAAAATTGGTAACAAAGAGTTGGAAGCAGAAGCAACGCTTAAAATCATTCAACTTCAAAGAGAGTTAAAAGCTATTTAATTTAAAAGGGGGATTTCTTTTATGTCAGAGAATCAAGTGAAGAGTCAAGCAGAGTACAAAAAAGAATTAAGTAAGTTTATAAAAGAAAATAAATTAAAAGGGTCAGTATTTTATGACGATTTAACCAATAAATTAGCAACACCATTTGAACTTAATTCAGACGATATGGATGACTTAATCCAAAAAGTCGAAGACGCTGGTATCAGTGTGGTTGATGAAAATGGTGAACCTAGTGCTAGAAGTTTAAAGGTAACGAATAAAAAACAAGAAAAAGAAAAACCAGAAGAAGAAGATTTAATCGCACCAGCAGGTGTTAAAATTAATGACCCTGTTCGTATGTATTTAAAAGAAATTGGTCGTGTATCTCTTTTAACTGCTGATGAAGAAGTTGCTCTAGCTCTACGTATTAAAGAAGGAGATCCAGAAGCAAAACAAGAATTAGCAGAAGCTAACCTTAGACTTGTGGTAAGTATTGCTAAGCGTTATGTTGGTCGTGGTATGCAGTTCTTAGATTTAATCCAAGAAGGAAATATGGGATTAATGAAAGCTGTAGAGAAATTTGACCATGAAAAAGGATTTAAATTTTCAACTTACGCTACATGGTGGATCAGACAAGCGATTACTCGTGCAATTGCCGATCAAGCTAGAACGATTCGTATTCCAGTGCATATGGTTGAAACAATCAACAAATTAATCCGTATTCAACGTCAATTACTTCAAGATTTAGGAAGAGAACCGACACCAGAAGAAATTGGTGCTGAAATGGAGTTGCCAGCTGAGAAAGTTCGTGAAATCTTAAAGATTGCTCAAGAGCCTGTGTCTTTAGAAACACCAATTGGTGAAGAAGATGATTCTCATTTAGGAGATTTCATTGAAGATCAAGAAGCAACAAGCCCAGCTGAACATGCTGCCTATGAATTACTTAAAGAACAATTAGAAAGTGTTTTAGATACATTAACAGATCGTGAGGAAAATGTTTTACGTCTACGCTTTGGTTTAGATGATGGACGCACAAGAACACTTGAAGAAGTTGGTAAAGTGTTTGGTGTTACAAGAGAACGTATCCGTCAAATTGAAGCAAAAGCTTTAAGAAAATTAAGACATCCATCTCGTTCAAAACAATTAAAAGACTTTTTAGAATAAAAGTAGATGAGAAAAGGGTTATCATTTTATGATAACTCTTTTTTATTCTTAATAAGTTATTTAAAAAGATTTTTTTAGTGTTATAATTGTTTTGTGAGATTAACAATGGGAAGGTAGATATATGGATTACACACACTTATCAAAAAGATTACACCGAGTTGGAGAATTTGTGCCAGAAGGATCTATTCTAGCAGATATTGGTTCAGACCATGCTTATTTACCAGCTTATCTAGTATTAAATAAAAGAATTAAGTCAGCTATTGCTGGCGAAGTTGTCGAAGGACCTTTCCAATCGGCTAAGAATTTAGTTGCTGAATTAAACCTTACCTCATCAATCCAAGTACGAAAAGGCGACGGATTAGATGTTTTAAACTTAGCGGATGAAGTTGATGCCATTAGCATTTGTGGTATGGGTGGGACGTTAATTAAAGACATTCTTGATAGGGGATACAAAAACAATCGCTTATCTGGAAATGAAGTACTATTACTTCAACCAAATGTAGGTGAAAAAACATTACGAACTTGGTTAATGGATCATTCTTATATCATTATTGAAGAAGATATTGTCAGAGAAAATGAGAAGACATATGAAATCATTATTGCTAAAAAAGCAGAAGAAATCGAGATTTTGTCTGAAAAAGAATTAATGTTTGGACCAAAATTATTAAATGAACCTAATGATATTTTTAAAAATAAATGGTGTCATGAATTAAAACAATTAGAAAATATCTCAAAGCAATTGGAAAAATCAAGTCAAGATGTTTCAAAAAACCAAACTGAGATTAATAAAAAAATAGCATTAATTAAAGAGGTGATAGGATGAATTTAACTGGTCGTGAATTTATCGATCGGCTTGAAATGTATTGCCCACTCTATTTAGCAGAAAAGGGTGATCCAGTCGGTTTACATATTGGTAGTTTAAATCGCCCAATCAAACGAGTGATGATGACATTAGATGTTCGACCTGAAGTTGTCAAAGAAGCTATTGAAAAAAATATTGACTTAATTGTCGCAAAACATCCGCCTATCTTTAGACCAATTAAACGTTTAGTGACTGATGATTTTCAAACAAAAATGTATGCGGATTTATTAAAACATGACATTGCTGTTTACGCAGCTCATACGAATATGGATATCGTTAGTCCTGGCCTAAATGATTGGTTCTTAGAAATGTTAGATGTTAAGGGAGAAGAATTTATTACCAAAACCCACTCCTTTAATTATAAAAAATTAGTGATTTATACACCTAGAAGTCATAGCCAACTATTAAGAAATGCTCTTGAAAAGTTAGGTGTTGGCAAAATTGGTGATAACTATGAAGCTTGTAGCTTTACAACAAGTGGAACAGGTCGTTTTAAACCAGTTAATGAGGCCAATCCTTACCTTGGTGAAGTAAACGAATTAGAACAAGTTGAAGAAGATAAAATTGAATTTGTTTTTTCAGAATTAATTGAAAAAGAAGTTATAGAGGCTATTAAAAAGGTTCATCCTTATGAAGAACCTGCCTATGACATTTTTACTTTAGACAACTTGACAGATGACTATGGTATCGGCCGAATTGGTGACTTGAAAGAATCGATGTCATTAATGGACTTTACTTCTAAAGTTAAGAAAACGTTTAATCTTGATGGTTTGAGATTAATTACTGATACTAAAGATAAAGAAATTAAAAGAATTGCTATTTGTGGCGGTAGTGGTGAGAAATTTTATAAAGACGCACTTAAGAAAAAAGCAGATGTTTATATTACAGGTGACGTTTATTACCACACCGCACACGATATGATAGAAGATAAGTTAAGCGTAATTGATCCAGGTCATTACATAGAAGAAGCCTGTAAGCTTAAATTTGTCGAAATGTTTAACAACTGGAAACAAGAGTATCAATGGGACGTTTCGTTTTTTGTAAGCGAAACAAATACAAACCCATTTGAATTTATTTAAATAAAGGAGAGAGAC harbors:
- a CDS encoding cation-translocating P-type ATPase — encoded protein: MKENITGLTTEEVNLRISQNKQNNYDEDVSKSTKDIFKDNIFTLFNLLNLIIGICLALVGAFSNLFFMVIILINITIGIIQEIRARNLVAKLSIINEDKSIVVRNSSEISIASEEIVLDDIVKLVAGDQVPSDMIVLSGQVEANEALLTGESDLIVKNKDSTLLSGSFISSGQCLAQVIHVGKDNYATKIADEAKVHKPFTSELVSSIRLVAKFTSYVIVPLGLILFFEAYFWGSGELKSSVVASAAALLGMLPKGMVLLIMIALATAVAKLAKKEVLVQDMYSVETLAHVDVICLDKTGTITEGKMKVQEVDLLDDTFEEMMEDVMGSYLAASSDNNITMQAIREHYPEKTTYEASHVISFSSERKWGAMFLETIGTIALGAPERLFKESDLPTEIESAQKEGYRVLMIGVSNEPMIDDKILPTLKPLAILKIDDPIRENANETLAYLKNEGVAIKVISGDNPVTVSNVARRAGLAQYEKYIDLSELTTEDEVRGVVNDYHVFGRVSPQQKKILVRELKEQGHVVAMTGDGVNDVLALKEADCSIAMAEGDNATRQIANLVLLNSDFTTLPDVLFEGRRVVNNVTKVASIFFIKTIYSLILSLICALTAVAFPFIPIQITLLDLAIEGYPTFFLQFENDKRKVTTKFLPTALKRALPNSMLVVMNVTFIYIYGQVNGWQPIDITTLMYYMLIAVSAMAVIKACMPFNPLRIFLAVTTTVGTYVAAMLFKGILEISMLTSETLPVFIVLVVVSLIGKIILDKLIVRDHAR
- the dnaG gene encoding DNA primase → MAQLIPQETIENIRRQTNIVDVIGQYVQLKKSGKNYLGLCPFHNEKTPSFSVAEDKQIFHCFGCGKGGNVFSFVQEIEGLSFPESVERVAELSDLNLSFEINSKPQTLSPKVLEENQLIQIHEKTSELYHHILMNTQIGEKALQYLLDRGLTEEVIRTFQIGFAPRDRSLLSKVLEKENFSEELLRKSGLLFQMDNGDWLDRFYQRIMFPITNYQGKIIGFSGRILEDETFDSTDQPKYLNSPETELFNKRFILFNFNQARSEIRKKNEVILFEGFMDVISAWMSGVKNGVASMGTSLTVDQIRALEKVSEDCLISYDGDNAGIEATNRAIDLIASESTMSIQIVSIPDKMDPDDYRKKYGNDSLKELIKNNRDTVFQFKKEYLKRGKNIQVEADKLEYIDELLQEVSNISSIVEADLALTQLAEEFNLSKSTLQNELRTKKQHYKQQVTSDSFYQKELVIPKHYETKKIDQIEKAEMTLIYRVLNERSAYQFLSLKEEIFFVHDVYQELYLHLTNYIATNGEILVADFLDYLKEDHLKSTLINVTMQNFSSESSKQELEDCLLVISKAGLKKQIELLVAEQREAGKIGNKELEAEATLKIIQLQRELKAI
- the rpoD gene encoding RNA polymerase sigma factor RpoD, producing MSENQVKSQAEYKKELSKFIKENKLKGSVFYDDLTNKLATPFELNSDDMDDLIQKVEDAGISVVDENGEPSARSLKVTNKKQEKEKPEEEDLIAPAGVKINDPVRMYLKEIGRVSLLTADEEVALALRIKEGDPEAKQELAEANLRLVVSIAKRYVGRGMQFLDLIQEGNMGLMKAVEKFDHEKGFKFSTYATWWIRQAITRAIADQARTIRIPVHMVETINKLIRIQRQLLQDLGREPTPEEIGAEMELPAEKVREILKIAQEPVSLETPIGEEDDSHLGDFIEDQEATSPAEHAAYELLKEQLESVLDTLTDREENVLRLRFGLDDGRTRTLEEVGKVFGVTRERIRQIEAKALRKLRHPSRSKQLKDFLE
- a CDS encoding tRNA (adenine(22)-N(1))-methyltransferase, translating into MDYTHLSKRLHRVGEFVPEGSILADIGSDHAYLPAYLVLNKRIKSAIAGEVVEGPFQSAKNLVAELNLTSSIQVRKGDGLDVLNLADEVDAISICGMGGTLIKDILDRGYKNNRLSGNEVLLLQPNVGEKTLRTWLMDHSYIIIEEDIVRENEKTYEIIIAKKAEEIEILSEKELMFGPKLLNEPNDIFKNKWCHELKQLENISKQLEKSSQDVSKNQTEINKKIALIKEVIG
- a CDS encoding Nif3-like dinuclear metal center hexameric protein encodes the protein MNLTGREFIDRLEMYCPLYLAEKGDPVGLHIGSLNRPIKRVMMTLDVRPEVVKEAIEKNIDLIVAKHPPIFRPIKRLVTDDFQTKMYADLLKHDIAVYAAHTNMDIVSPGLNDWFLEMLDVKGEEFITKTHSFNYKKLVIYTPRSHSQLLRNALEKLGVGKIGDNYEACSFTTSGTGRFKPVNEANPYLGEVNELEQVEEDKIEFVFSELIEKEVIEAIKKVHPYEEPAYDIFTLDNLTDDYGIGRIGDLKESMSLMDFTSKVKKTFNLDGLRLITDTKDKEIKRIAICGGSGEKFYKDALKKKADVYITGDVYYHTAHDMIEDKLSVIDPGHYIEEACKLKFVEMFNNWKQEYQWDVSFFVSETNTNPFEFI